From a region of the Castanea sativa cultivar Marrone di Chiusa Pesio chromosome 10, ASM4071231v1 genome:
- the LOC142613146 gene encoding uncharacterized protein LOC142613146 isoform X1, giving the protein MHVCSLFLSRLTSLRLSLPITTHKLFFSISFLRQLQVWSSMIQSQSLLWDAQTSKTFLALEDQRPLNFNNQKTLASVGLDAERTKVLETTITSRSRPCPFDKCISQQESVKYDGRNNCHDKQKKSKVPFKKQENGEASGYENLILSPFHTDLQLARSIQGLKRNVRSLLGAAQHDTAKETVDAIENEGVDNSVSIVMDYAQPHRKPPIHNEKP; this is encoded by the exons ATGCATGTTtgttctctatttctctctagGCTCACGTCTCTCCGACTCTCTCTTCCTATCACAACTCACAAGCTCttcttctctatctctttcttgCGGCAACTTCAG GTTTGGAGCTCCATGATCCAAAGCCAATCTCTCTTATGGGACGCCCAAACTTCCAAAACCTTTTTGGCTCTGGAGGATCAGCGTCCACTAAACTTTAACAACCAAAAGACACTAGCTAGTGTTGGCTTG GATGCAGAAAGGACAAAAGTTCTTGAGACAACAATCACATCAAGGTCGAGGCCTTGCCCCTTTGATAAGTGCATATCACAACAAGAAAGTGTAAAATACGATGGAAGAAATAACTGCCATGACAAGCAGAAGAAATCAAAGGTCCCCTTTAAGAAACAAGAAAATGGGGAAGCTTCAG GATATGAGAATCTTATATTGTCGCCTTTCCACACAGATTTACAACTGGCGAGAAGTATACAG GGATTGAAGAGGAACGTACGGTCATTGCTGGGAGCTGCGCAACATGACACTGCTAAAGAAACAGTAGATGCTATAGAAAATGAGGGAGTGGACAACAGTGTGAGTATAGTGATGGATTATGCGCAACCCCATCGGAAACCACCCATTCACAATGAAAAGCCCTAG
- the LOC142613146 gene encoding uncharacterized protein LOC142613146 isoform X2 gives MSSLILLILLCLSLHACDASRLRLTDKENRKQADYFSKDAERTKVLETTITSRSRPCPFDKCISQQESVKYDGRNNCHDKQKKSKVPFKKQENGEASGYENLILSPFHTDLQLARSIQGLKRNVRSLLGAAQHDTAKETVDAIENEGVDNSVSIVMDYAQPHRKPPIHNEKP, from the exons ATGTCTTCTCTTATTCTCCTCATTCTCCTATGTCTTTCTTTGCATGCATGTGATGCCTCCCGTCTACGACTTACTGATAAGGAGAATAGAAAACAAGCTGACTATTTCAGCAAG GATGCAGAAAGGACAAAAGTTCTTGAGACAACAATCACATCAAGGTCGAGGCCTTGCCCCTTTGATAAGTGCATATCACAACAAGAAAGTGTAAAATACGATGGAAGAAATAACTGCCATGACAAGCAGAAGAAATCAAAGGTCCCCTTTAAGAAACAAGAAAATGGGGAAGCTTCAG GATATGAGAATCTTATATTGTCGCCTTTCCACACAGATTTACAACTGGCGAGAAGTATACAG GGATTGAAGAGGAACGTACGGTCATTGCTGGGAGCTGCGCAACATGACACTGCTAAAGAAACAGTAGATGCTATAGAAAATGAGGGAGTGGACAACAGTGTGAGTATAGTGATGGATTATGCGCAACCCCATCGGAAACCACCCATTCACAATGAAAAGCCCTAG
- the LOC142613147 gene encoding autophagy-related protein 8f: MAKSYFKQEHDLEKRRAEAARIREKYPDRIPVIVERAERSDIPSIDKKKYLVPADLTVGQFVYVIRKRIKLSAEKAIFIFVDNVLPPTGAIMSAIYEEKKDEDGFLYVTYSGENTFGLQIPL; the protein is encoded by the exons ATGGCAAAGAGTTACTTCAAGCAAGAGCATGATCTTG AGAAGAGACGCGCAGAGGCCGCCAGGATTAGGGAGAAATACCCAGATAGGATTCCG GTTATTGTGGAGAGGGCAGAGAGAAGTGATATCCCAAGCATTGATAAGAAAAA GTACCTTGTTCCAGCTGATCTGACAGTGGGACAATTTGTCTATGTCATCCGCAAAAGGATTAAACTGAGTGCAGAAAAGgcaatatttatatttgtagacAATGTCCTTCCACCAACAG GCGCAATCATGTCTGCTATATATGAGGAGAAGAAGGATGAAGATGGGTTTCTCTATGTTACTTACAGCGGTGAAAACACATTTGGGCTTCAGATTCCACTGTAG